The Hydra vulgaris chromosome 11, alternate assembly HydraT2T_AEP genome contains a region encoding:
- the LOC136086705 gene encoding uncharacterized protein LOC136086705 gives MLSICIEEFLPHKYDNYCDENRRAHSSYRKYHDQIPAYLINRPPSLVKHCMKLIDKLQGVDLRGVTAVTNCTMLLLLIQISEKYTNVTLGIQNTCRLVHVLVGFVAPILVSISLPFLLKKISHGLHLAPHMQTPYFKLDLFSQEISLAQSNEISLQNIHFEHTAHFEHTAPPSKSPSSPLTKENVMELKSIDCTQVNNSHGLIAEAHTSATCRELLSEIRQMSYLCQSQQTIDNLFEGLCQLKKNLADSLPAEKGILLRPEIQPDTWSKSLTNSPKLCHIPKQCKRKMTKRFGNKYDICKAATDISVMAKKSMKDTLTVSEVTNDLIDFDNCDTFTVSNDAIEINHLSTDDSNHSYDANIIEDKKQLEKISRCIQSLKSSLIGSREQYDISNGQMLNDKVIHFCQQLMSLQLNIDVGLQDPIKGQVLSFHIYTSTPFVQILHDGNLHWICVTTYDCKPGEIYIFDSLFHGSVSMQTKRQICAILHCQQKNLVLKVLPVQQQTNGVDCGIYAVAWARQILETKGVPSTNMMFEQSEMRSHLLKCISNNRMDIFPATAKPLLFRRCVAKIFRVPLHCSCRMFWLPGDEDIFNRYIFTITNEFS, from the coding sequence ttattgtgaTGAAAATAGAAGAGCACATTCCTCATATAGGAAATACCATGATCAAATTCCAGCTTATTTGATTAATCGGCCACCATCTTTAGTTAAGCATTGTATGAAGTTGATAGATAAATTACAAGGTGTGGATTTGCGTGGCGTTACTGCCGTGACAAACTGTACAATGTTGCttcttttaattcaaatatCAGAGAAATATACCAATGTTACCTTGGGGATTCAGAACACTTGCCGACTTGTTCATGTCCTAGTTGGTTTCGTAGCTCCTATCCTTGTAAGCATTTctttgccatttttattaaagaaaatctcACATGGTCTGCATTTGGCACCTCATATGCAAACTCCTTATTTCAAGCTGGATTTATTTTCACAGGAAATAAGTTTAGCACAATCCAATGAAATTTCCttacaaaatattcattttgaaCATACAGCACATTTCGAACATACAGCACCACCATCTAAATCGCCTTCATCTCCGCTTACTAAAGAGAATGTAATGGaattaaaaagtattgattGCACACAAGTAAATAATAGTCATGGTCTAATAGCTGAGGCACATACATCTGCAACTTGTCGTGAGCTTTTAAGTGAAATTAGGCAAATGAGTTATTTATGTCAATCACAACAAACCATTGATAATTTGTTTGAAGGGTTAtgtcaacttaaaaaaaatttagctgacAGTCTTCCAGCAGAAAAAGGAATTCTGCTACGCCCAGAGATTCAACCTGATACTTGGAGTAAGTCACTAACAAATTCACCAAAACTTTGCCACATTCCAAAGCAGTGCAAAAGAAAAATGACTAAAAGATTTGGTAATAAATATGATATTTGTAAGGCAGCCACAGATATTAGTGTAATGgctaaaaaaagtatgaaagaTACCCTGACTGTTTCTGAGGTCACAAATGATTTGATTGATTTTGACAATTGTGACACATTTACTGTTTCTAATGATGCAATTGAAATAAACCATCTTTCAACCGATGATAGCAATCACTCGTATGATGCTAACATAattgaagataaaaaacaaCTCGAAAAGATTTCTAGATGCATTCAAAGTCTTAAATCTTCATTGATTGGAAGTAGAGAACAATATGACATTTCAAACGGGCAGATGCTAAATGATAAGGTGATTCATTTTTGTCAGCAACTAATGTCACTTCAATTAAATATTGATGTTGGTCTGCAAGATCCTATTAAAGGACAAGTTTTATCTTTCCATATCTACACCAGCACACCATTTGTCCAAATTCTTCATGATGGAAATCTTCACTGGATATGTGTGACAACATATGATTGCAAACCAGGggagatatatatttttgacaGCCTTTTCCACGGTTCAGTCAGCATGCAGACAAAAAGGCAAATATGCGCCATTTTAcattgtcaacaaaaaaatctcgttttaaaagttttgccaGTTCAACAGCAAACAAATGGTGTGGATTGTGGAATTTATGCTGTTGCATGGGCTCGTCAGATTCTTGAAACAAAAGGTGTACCATCAACAAATATGATGTTTGAACAAAGTGAAATGAGAAGTCATCTCCTAAAATGTATATCAAACAACAGGATGGATATATTTCCAGCCACTGCAAAGCCTTTATTGTTTAGAAGATGTGTTGCTAAGATTTTTCGTGTTCCACTGCATTGCTCATGTCGCATGTTTTGGCTACCTGGAGACGAAGACATATTTAACAGGTATATTTTCACAATTACTAATGagtttagttaa